One stretch of Anolis carolinensis isolate JA03-04 chromosome 3, rAnoCar3.1.pri, whole genome shotgun sequence DNA includes these proteins:
- the lacc1 gene encoding purine nucleoside phosphorylase LACC1 translates to MAKAVLIDLCHLETNSWNNQIQDSIIRTLEALGKEVSSQAPFVCLMCCQALKTKRNGEDTLQKTMQSFQCSKGRFEVVCSENTVSTLYAIKQKLDEKDISVIKIILPSQRKPLMREYTSQLFTSVYQIEYEDLEVTCEENNLPKSTAPQSELISLSVQDAEKIQNEIKMFFESLPALKGKLTLLKSSLIPDHIFLHGFTTRTGGISYISTLSSFNLFSSSKRRDPPAVVKENLRRLAVTAGFNQDTYHSVKVNHASDVWIMGKTKPESYDGIVTNQKGVTIAAPGADCIPVLFADPVRKACGAAHSGWQGTLQGVSMAVVNAMISEYGCNVKDILVVLGPSVGPCCFKLPQESAQKFHRIDPKCVRLYESSHPYVDIRRATRVLLEAGGVLPQNIQDDSVMDPNQNVTLCTSCCPNQFYSHVRDGENFGTQVGYISIKG, encoded by the exons ATGGCAAAAGCAGTGTTGATTGATCTGTGCCACCTCGAAACCAACTCTTGGAATAATCAGATTCAGGACTCAATCATTAGGACATTAGAAGCTCTTGGAAAGGAAGTTTCTTCCCAGGCTCCatttgtttgccttatgtgttGCCAAGCCTTAAAGACTAAAAGGAATGGTGAAGATACGCTCCAGAAAACAATGCAGAGTTTTCAGTGCTCAAAGGGAAGATTTGAGGTTGTGTGTTCTGAAAATACGGTCTCCACTTTGTATGCCATTAAACAGAAGCTTGATGAAAAAGATATAAGTGTAATTAAAATAATCTTGCCTTCACAAAGAAAGCCACTAATGAGAGAGTATACCAGTCAGCTTTTTACTAGCGTTTACCAGATTGAGTATGAAGATTTAGAGGTAACTTGTGAAGAAAATAATCTCCCAAAATCAACAGCACCACAAAGTGAACTAATATCGCTCTCAGTCCAAGATGCAGAAAAGATCCAAAATGAGATAAAGATGTTTTTTGAAAGCCTGCCTGCTCTGAAAGGGAAACTCACCCTTCTCAAATCTTCGTTGATTCCAG ATCATATCTTCCTCCATGGATTTACTACAAGGACAGGTGGCATTTCCTATATATCGACCCTGAGCTCCTTCAACCTCTTCAGCAGCTCCAAGCGACGTGACCCACCTGCAGTGGTTAAGGAAAACCTTCGTAGGTTAGCCGTCACTGCTGGATTCAACCAAGATACATATCACAGTGTAAAG GTCAACCATGCCAGTGATGTTTGGATCATGGGAAAGACCAAACCAGAGAGCTATGATGGAATAGTAACTAACCAGAAAGGGGTAACAATTGCTGCTCCTGGAGCAGATTGCATCCCTGTGCTTTTTGCTGATCCAGTTCGAAAAGCATGTGGTGCTGCTCATTCAG GTTGGCAAGGCACGTTGCAAGGCGTTTCTATGGCTGTTGTTAATGCTATGATATCGGAATATGGCTGTAACGTGAAAGACATCCTTGTGGTCTTGGGGCCATCTGTTGGGCCTTGTTGCTTTAAACTACCACAAGAATCAGCCCAAAAATTTCACAGGATTGATCCAAAATGTGTAAGACTTTATGAATCATCACATCCTTACGTTGATATCCGAAGAGCTACACG tgttcttctggagGCTGGAGGAGTTCTTCCTCAGAACATTCAAGATGATTCTGTGATGGACCCAAACCAAAATGTCACTCTCTGTACATCATGTTGCCCCAATCAGTTCTATTCTCATGTCCGTGACGGTGAGAATTTTGGGACACAGGTTGGATACATATCAATTAAAGGCTAA